TCGGATTCCCGAACACCTCGCCCGCCGGCCCGTACTCCACCACCTGCCCCTTCGACATCACCATCACGTGGTCGCAGACCTGCGCGGCCACCCGAAGGTCGTGGGTGATGAACAGCATCGCCAGGTGCAGCCGGTCGCGGATCTCGTCGAGCAGCCGCATCACCTGCGCCTGCACCGACACGTCGAGTGCCGACACCGCCTCGTCGGCGATCAGCAGCTCGGGCTCCATCGCCAGCGCTCGGGCGATGCAGATCCGCTGCCGCTGGCCGCCGGAGAACTGGTGTGGGTAGCGGTCGAGCGCGGCGGGGTCCAGCCTGACCAGCTCCATCAGCTCGCGGGCGCGGGCCATCGCCTGGCTGCGCGGCGTGCCGTAGTTCAGCGGCCCCTCGATGATCGACTCGCCGACGGTGCGGCGCGGGTTCAGCGACCGGTACGGGTCCTGGAACACGACCTGGATGCGCCGGCGCAAGGGCCGCAGGTCGCGGTGCGACATCCGCGCGATGTTCTCGCCGCTGATCTCGACGCTGCCGGAGGTGGGGTCGATCAGCCGCGCGATGCAGCGCGCCACCGTGGACTTGCCCGAGCCCGATTCGCCTACGATGCCGAGCGTCTGCCCGCGCCTGATCTGCAGCGACACGTCGGTGGCCGCGCGCACCTCGTGCCTGGCGCGCAGGAAGCCGCCGCTCGAGTAGACCTTCGCGAGCTTGTCGGTCTTCAGCACGACGGGTGCGGACTCGTCGGCGCCGCGGTGCTTCGGGTGGATGCCGGGCACCGAGCCGATCAGCATCTTCGTGTACGGATGCTGCGGGTCGGTCAGCACCGCCTGCTTGGTGCCGGTCTCGACCATGTCGCCCAGGCGCAGCACCGCGACCCGGTTCGCGATCTCGGCGACCACGCCGAAGTCGTGGGTGATGAACAGCACCCCGGTGCCGTGCTTGTGCTGCAGGTCGGCGATCAGCCGCAGGATCTGCGCCTGGGTGGTCACGTCGAGCGCGGTGGTCGGCTCGTCGGCGATCAGCAGCACCGGCTCGAGGATCAGCGCCATCGCGATCATGATCCGCTGGCGCTGGCCGCCCGAAAGCTGGTGCGGGTAGGAGTCGTACATCCGGTCGGGGTCGGGCAGGCCGACCTCCTCGATCACCTGGCGCACCCGCTGTCGCCGCTCGGCGGCGCCCAGCTTCGTGTGCATCGCCAGCACCTCGTCGATCTGCGCGCCGCAGCGCATGACCGGGTTCAGCGCGGTCATCGGCTCCTGGAAGATCATGGACATGCGCACGCAACGCAGCTCGCGCAGCCGCGCCTCGCTGGCCCGCGCGATGTTCTCGCCTTCGAGCAGGATCTCGCCGCCGAGCACCGGCAGCTGCTTGGGCAGCAGCCCCATGACCGCCTGCGCGATCACCGACTTGCCCGAGCCGGACTCGCCGACCAGGCAGACGATCTCGCCGCGGTTCACCGTGAGACTCACGTCGGCCACCGCCCGCTTGCGGTCGCCACCGCGGGGCAGCGCGATCGACAGGTCGCGGATCTCGAGGACGGGCCCGTTCCCCGGTGCGCCGGGCGCCTGGCCGGCAGCGGGCGCGTCGCGGGTTTCCTTGTTCATTTCGGAAGCGTTCATTGCGTTACACCCGCTTGGCCATCTTGGGGTCGAGCGTGTCGCGCAGACCGTCGCCGAGGATGTTCACCGCCAGCACGGTGACTGCCAGGAAGATGCCGGGGAAGAACACGTTGTGCGGATACTGCTGGAACTGCACCCGGCCCTCGGCCATGATGTTGCCCCAGGTCGGGATGTCGGTCGGCAGGCCCACGCCCAGGAAGGACAGGATCGCCTCGACCAGGATGGCCGACGCGCAGATGTAGGTGGCCTGCACGATCAGCGGCGCGATCGTGTTCGGCAGGATGTGGCCGAACATGATCTTCCAGCCCGGCGTGCCGAGCGACAGCGCGGCCTCCACGTAGGGCTCCTCGCGGATCGTGAGCACCAGCGAGCGCACCAGCCGCGTGACCCGCGGGATCTCCGGGATCGCGATCGCCACGATCACGGTCATCAGGCTGGCCTTCCACAGCGCGACCAGCGCGATCGCGATCAGGATGCCGGGGATCGCCATGATCCCGTCCATCACCCGCATCAGCGGGCCGTCGAGCCAGCGGATGTAGCCCGAGCCCAGGCCCGCCAGCACGCCGAGGAAGGTCGAGACCAGCGCGCAGGCGATGCCCACGATCAGCGAGACCTGGGTGCCGTAGATCACGCGGCTGTAGATGTCGCGACCGAAGGAGTCGGAGCCCATGATGAACTCGTGGGCGACCATTTCGCCTTCCATCGTCATGATCTCGCCGGTCTCGCCGGGCAGCAGGTCGCGGCTGGACGGGTCGAACAGCGTCGGGTCGACGGTGCCGAGCACCGGCGCGGCCAGCGCGATCGCGACCAGCACGGCCAGCGCCACGCCGCCGATGCGCACGCTCCAGTTGCGCGAGAGCCGCTTCCAGACCGAGGGGCGCTCGACGATGTCGGCCGCTTCGACCGACAGCGTGTCGTCGGCCGGGGTCGTTTGAGCTTGGGTCATCAGTAGCGGATCCTCGGGTCGAACACCAGGTACGAGAGGTCGACGAGCAGGTTGATCAGCACGTAGACGAACGAGAAGAACAGGATCACGCCCTGGATCGTCGGGAAGTCGCGCGCGAGCACCGCGTCGACGGTCAGCCTGCCCAGCCCGGGGATGCCGAACACCGACTCGGTGACCACGACCCCGCCGATCAGCAGCGCGATGCCGATGCCGATGACCGTCACGATCGGCACCGCCGCATTGGCCAGCGCGTGGCGGATCAGCACCCGCATCTCGGGCAGGCCCTTGGCGCGCGCGGTGCGCACGTAGTCCTCGGTCAGCACCTCGGCGACCGCGGCCCGGGTGACGCGCGCGATCAGCGCGATGTAGATGACCGCCAGCGCCAGCGCCGGCAGGATGATGTGCCGCAGGAAGGGCAGGATGCCGTC
This genomic window from Zeimonas sediminis contains:
- a CDS encoding ABC transporter permease, which produces MTQAQTTPADDTLSVEAADIVERPSVWKRLSRNWSVRIGGVALAVLVAIALAAPVLGTVDPTLFDPSSRDLLPGETGEIMTMEGEMVAHEFIMGSDSFGRDIYSRVIYGTQVSLIVGIACALVSTFLGVLAGLGSGYIRWLDGPLMRVMDGIMAIPGILIAIALVALWKASLMTVIVAIAIPEIPRVTRLVRSLVLTIREEPYVEAALSLGTPGWKIMFGHILPNTIAPLIVQATYICASAILVEAILSFLGVGLPTDIPTWGNIMAEGRVQFQQYPHNVFFPGIFLAVTVLAVNILGDGLRDTLDPKMAKRV
- a CDS encoding ABC transporter ATP-binding protein, with amino-acid sequence MNASEMNKETRDAPAAGQAPGAPGNGPVLEIRDLSIALPRGGDRKRAVADVSLTVNRGEIVCLVGESGSGKSVIAQAVMGLLPKQLPVLGGEILLEGENIARASEARLRELRCVRMSMIFQEPMTALNPVMRCGAQIDEVLAMHTKLGAAERRQRVRQVIEEVGLPDPDRMYDSYPHQLSGGQRQRIMIAMALILEPVLLIADEPTTALDVTTQAQILRLIADLQHKHGTGVLFITHDFGVVAEIANRVAVLRLGDMVETGTKQAVLTDPQHPYTKMLIGSVPGIHPKHRGADESAPVVLKTDKLAKVYSSGGFLRARHEVRAATDVSLQIRRGQTLGIVGESGSGKSTVARCIARLIDPTSGSVEISGENIARMSHRDLRPLRRRIQVVFQDPYRSLNPRRTVGESIIEGPLNYGTPRSQAMARARELMELVRLDPAALDRYPHQFSGGQRQRICIARALAMEPELLIADEAVSALDVSVQAQVMRLLDEIRDRLHLAMLFITHDLRVAAQVCDHVMVMSKGQVVEYGPAGEVFGNPKHEYTKALFAAAPGRDFAFATG